A stretch of the Sphingomonas sp. CL5.1 genome encodes the following:
- the cysD gene encoding sulfate adenylyltransferase subunit CysD translates to MTTDAKTLTHLERLEAESIHIIREVVAECEKPVMLYSVGKDSAVMLHLARKAFHPAPPPFPLLHVDTTWKFRAMYDLRDRMALESGMELLVYRNPEAEARGINPFDHGPLHTDMWKTEGLKQALDKYGFDAAFGGARRDEEKSRAKERVFSFRSASHRWDPKNQRPELWNLYNTKKARGESIRVFPISNWTELDIWQYIQLNDIPIVPLYFAAPRPTVERDGMLLMVDDDRFPLAPGEVPVERSIRFRTLGCYPLTGAVESAATTLEEVIQEMLLTTTSERQGRAIDRDAGAASMEKKKQEGYF, encoded by the coding sequence ATGACGACCGACGCGAAGACCCTCACCCATCTGGAACGGCTGGAGGCCGAATCGATCCACATCATCCGCGAGGTGGTGGCGGAGTGCGAGAAGCCGGTGATGCTCTATTCGGTCGGCAAGGATTCGGCGGTGATGCTGCATCTGGCGCGCAAGGCCTTCCATCCCGCGCCACCGCCCTTCCCGTTGCTGCATGTCGACACGACGTGGAAGTTTCGCGCGATGTACGACCTGCGCGACCGGATGGCGCTCGAGTCGGGCATGGAATTGCTCGTCTATCGCAACCCGGAGGCGGAGGCGCGCGGGATCAATCCGTTCGATCACGGCCCGCTCCACACCGATATGTGGAAGACCGAGGGGCTGAAGCAGGCGCTCGACAAATACGGGTTCGACGCGGCGTTCGGCGGCGCGCGGCGCGACGAGGAGAAGAGCCGTGCCAAGGAGCGGGTGTTCAGCTTCCGCTCGGCCAGTCACCGCTGGGACCCGAAGAACCAGCGCCCGGAATTGTGGAACCTCTACAATACGAAGAAGGCGCGCGGCGAGAGCATCCGCGTCTTCCCGATCAGCAACTGGACCGAGCTGGACATCTGGCAATATATCCAGCTCAACGACATACCGATCGTCCCGCTCTATTTCGCCGCGCCGCGCCCGACGGTGGAACGCGACGGCATGTTGCTGATGGTCGATGACGATCGCTTCCCGCTCGCGCCTGGCGAGGTGCCGGTGGAACGCTCGATCCGCTTCCGCACCCTGGGCTGCTATCCGCTGACCGGCGCGGTGGAGAGCGCGGCGACCACGCTGGAGGAAGTGATCCAGGAGATGCTGCTCACCACCACCAGCGAGCGGCAGGGCCGCGCGATCGACCGCGACGCGGGCGCTGCGAGCATGGAGAAGAAGAAGCAGGAGGGGTATTTCTGA
- the cysN gene encoding sulfate adenylyltransferase subunit CysN, producing MTSTDPIYKTDALIAEDIHAYLDRHQHKSLLRFITCGSVDDGKSTLIGRLLYDSKMIFEDQLAALEADSRKVGTQGQEIDFALLVDGLAAEREQGITIDVAYRFFATEKRKFIVADTPGHEQYTRNMVTGASTADLAVILIDARKGVLTQTRRHSYLAHLIGIRNVVLAVNKMDLVDYDQATFEAIVADYAAFARSIGIADFTAIPISGFRGDNITALSPNTPWYRGPALIEQLENVPLDAEADQAKPFRLPVQWVNRPDLDFRGFAGLVASGRVKPGDTIRVLPSGKTSTVARIVTLDGDLDEAVAGQSVTLTLADEIDCSRGDVIAAADAPPQAADQFEATIVWMAEEEMLPGRSYWLKLATQTVGATVQAPKYQVNVNTLEHLAAKTLDLNAIGVANLSTDRPIVFEPYADNRQLGGFVLIDKLTNATVAAGMLHFSLRRAQNVHWQPLDVTREVRAGLKNQKPAVLWFTGLSGAGKSTIANLVEKKLARMNRHTFLLDGDNVRHGLNRDLGFTDADRVENIRRVGEVARLMTDAGVIVITAFISPFRAEREMVRRMMQPGEFVEIHIDTPLAEAEARDVKGLYAKARSGALKNFTGIDSPYEPPLDPEIRIDTTAMSAEEAAELIVRRLIP from the coding sequence ATGACGAGCACCGACCCGATCTACAAAACCGACGCGCTGATCGCCGAGGATATCCACGCCTATCTCGACCGGCATCAGCACAAGTCGCTGCTGCGCTTCATCACCTGCGGCTCGGTGGATGACGGCAAGTCCACGCTGATCGGGCGGCTGCTCTACGATTCGAAGATGATCTTCGAGGACCAACTCGCCGCGCTGGAGGCGGATTCGCGGAAGGTCGGCACGCAGGGGCAGGAGATCGACTTCGCCTTGCTGGTCGATGGCCTCGCCGCCGAGCGCGAACAGGGCATCACGATCGACGTCGCCTATCGCTTCTTCGCGACCGAGAAGCGCAAGTTCATCGTCGCCGACACGCCGGGGCATGAGCAATATACCCGCAACATGGTGACCGGCGCCTCGACCGCCGACCTCGCCGTGATCCTGATCGACGCGCGCAAGGGCGTGCTGACGCAGACGCGGCGGCATTCCTATCTCGCGCACCTGATCGGCATCCGGAACGTGGTGCTGGCGGTCAACAAGATGGACCTGGTCGATTACGATCAGGCGACCTTCGAGGCGATCGTCGCGGATTACGCGGCGTTCGCGCGCTCGATCGGCATCGCGGATTTCACCGCCATCCCGATCTCCGGCTTCAGGGGCGACAATATCACCGCGCTCTCGCCCAACACGCCATGGTATCGCGGGCCGGCGCTGATCGAACAGCTCGAGAACGTGCCGCTCGATGCCGAGGCGGATCAGGCGAAGCCGTTCCGGCTGCCGGTGCAGTGGGTCAACCGCCCGGACCTCGATTTCCGCGGGTTCGCCGGATTGGTCGCCAGCGGGCGGGTGAAGCCGGGCGACACGATCCGCGTGCTGCCCTCGGGCAAGACCTCCACCGTGGCGCGGATCGTGACGCTCGACGGCGATCTCGACGAGGCGGTCGCGGGGCAGTCGGTGACGCTGACGCTGGCCGACGAGATCGATTGCTCGCGCGGCGACGTGATCGCCGCCGCCGATGCCCCGCCGCAGGCCGCCGACCAGTTCGAGGCGACGATCGTGTGGATGGCCGAGGAGGAGATGCTGCCCGGCCGCTCCTATTGGCTGAAGCTGGCGACGCAGACGGTCGGCGCGACGGTGCAGGCGCCGAAATATCAGGTCAACGTCAACACGCTAGAGCATCTGGCGGCCAAGACGCTGGACCTCAACGCGATCGGCGTCGCGAACCTGTCCACCGACCGGCCGATCGTGTTCGAGCCTTATGCCGACAACCGCCAACTCGGCGGCTTCGTGCTGATCGACAAGCTGACCAACGCCACCGTCGCGGCGGGGATGCTGCACTTCTCGCTCCGCCGCGCGCAGAATGTTCATTGGCAGCCGCTCGACGTGACGCGCGAGGTGCGCGCCGGGCTCAAGAACCAGAAGCCGGCGGTGCTGTGGTTCACCGGCCTGTCCGGCGCGGGCAAGTCGACCATCGCCAACCTCGTCGAGAAGAAGCTGGCGCGGATGAACCGCCACACCTTCCTGCTCGACGGCGACAATGTGCGGCACGGGCTGAACAGGGACCTCGGCTTCACCGACGCCGACCGCGTCGAGAACATCCGCCGCGTCGGCGAAGTTGCGCGGCTGATGACCGACGCGGGGGTGATCGTCATCACCGCCTTCATCTCCCCCTTCCGCGCCGAGCGCGAGATGGTGCGGCGGATGATGCAGCCCGGAGAGTTCGTCGAGATCCACATCGACACCCCGCTCGCCGAGGCCGAGGCGCGCGACGTCAAGGGCCTCTACGCCAAGGCGCGCAGCGGGGCGCTCAAGAACTTCACCGGCATCGATTCGCCCTATGAGCCGCCGCTCGATCCCGAAATCCGCATCGACACCACCGCGATGAGCGCGGAGGAGGCCGCCGAGCTGATCGTGCGGCGGCTGATTCCATAA
- a CDS encoding XrtV sorting system accessory protein: MQTPFDWLTLMVFTGLVVLMLHRSAAEEPVDKLWHYAPPAVGCAVVNYIGNEGHITLAIFGLVAVILYILLVLRPKISL, from the coding sequence ATGCAGACGCCTTTCGACTGGCTGACGCTGATGGTTTTCACCGGCCTCGTCGTGCTGATGCTCCATCGCTCGGCCGCGGAGGAGCCGGTCGATAAATTATGGCATTATGCCCCGCCGGCGGTGGGCTGCGCGGTCGTCAACTATATTGGCAACGAGGGCCATATCACCCTCGCCATCTTCGGCCTGGTCGCGGTCATCCTCTATATCCTGCTGGTATTGCGGCCGAAAATCTCGTTGTGA